The following DNA comes from Plasmodium coatneyi strain Hackeri chromosome 9, complete sequence.
TTTTTGGGAAATACTTCGATGATGAATTTCAATCAACGTTGAAGGTTCGGTGGATGGGATTGGTGGTCACTTGGCCAGCGCGAAAAGTCATTTTCGTTTCCACGCCTGTCACCTTCCAGTCAGTATTCGCTTTACTCGTCCCACTTCTATCCatgcttccatttttaccccCTCCGCCCCACCTGCAGCACGACAAACGCGGAACCGTCTCCATGGCCAACAAGGGCAAGCCGAACACGAACGGATCGCAGTTCTTCATAACCTACTCCAGGCAGCCGCACCTCAATGGAGTTTACCCCGTCTTTGGGAAGTAAGTGCAACGGGCAGGATTAGCACAACCACCCCATTGGGGAGACCCCATCCATAAAGTGGCCTAAATCTACGCACACCCATTTGCAATATGAAcggattattaaaaattcgAGTGCCCCTTCCTCCAGTTGGGCACACTTACAACATGCACATTTCGACAGagttgtttttaaaaaaaaaaaaaaaatcggcGGTGAATTAACACAGGGACATCCACATGGAGTCAGTTGGAGAATGCGTGCAACGCGTCCGACGCGCGCACTTCGGAAAGAAGCCCCTCCGCCGGGATAAGGCCAGCCACTAATtcgcccccccttttttttgcttactCAACTTGCAGGGTCATTGACGGGATGGATGTGCTGTCCGTTCTGGAGAATGGTACACATGCTGCCTGGCCGCATCGCTAGCTAATTCATCTTCCTGCCTCCCCGTCTGACAGTTATTTTATCATGGCGCTATCCCTTATTTTCATCCATTCGCAGAACCCGTGGGGGAAAAGCACAAGCCCGTGAAGGACATCCTGATAGAGTCCGTCACCATACACGCCAACCCCATAGCGGAAGATGAAGCCGTATCGACTTGATTATGACCACGTGGGCAAACGTGAGACCTACACATGGTGGTGCAGTTACCTGGACAGATTGATCATTCGATAGATTACCTTCTTTACAGCTCATCCGATGAGGGGGAAGAACCGCTGGCTGGCTTGGAACTCCACTTCCTTGTTTTGGCAAATCCGGCCTTGCCCCGAATGATATCCCTCATACGTAGGTCATAACCGACGTTAAAAAAATCGAGAAGAATTATGCAAAAAGCTAGCACTATTATTAGCAGGAAGAGGACCTTCCAAAGGCGCCTCAAATAACGGAAACTAAAGGAATTTATGTGAATGCAACTTATGCTATAGTCAGCCCCCGCGGAAAGTAAAAAGGTGTCACTCTTGATAAAGCACATGGCAGTAATGGGCAGTTCATGCTTCTTGTAATGCGCTAACAGGGAATAATTACTATTGTAAATTTTTAGGGCACCTGTACTAAACCCTAAGGCAAGATATTTCTCATTCAAACTCATGGCAATATTGCAACATGGTCTATCATCCAACCATATGAACTTCTCTTTTGTGCATgtgaatttttccttcttgtcgTCGAATAGGACACTCCAAATGATGAGATAACTATTCCCTCTCGATGTATATGCAGTGGTTAACAGGGTATACAAAaaatcatccttcctttttatgtttcgcaaaaatttgcaacatcggaaatttaatttttcgcttttttgtTTTGGATTGCTCATTTGTTCTGTGTGTAAATTCACAAAAGTGTGTGTGTCCCATATTTTAAGTGAATTATCTGAGGAGCAAGTGCATACTATTTTTTCGTCCTGTGATATGTCACAGTCTTTAATGCATTCTTCGTGTCCTTTGAAGTCTCCTACGTGTTCGACTATGTTGCTGGTCGTGTCG
Coding sequences within:
- a CDS encoding Peptidyl-prolyl cis-trans isomerase — encoded protein: MSLTLHTNYGDIKIELFCYEVPKTCKNFLALCASGYYDNTKFHRNIKGFAIQGGDPTNTGKGGESIFGKYFDDEFQSTLKHDKRGTVSMANKGKPNTNGSQFFITYSRQPHLNGVYPVFGKVIDGMDVLSVLENEPVGEKHKPVKDILIESVTIHANPIAEDEAVST